In the genome of Hymenobacter taeanensis, one region contains:
- a CDS encoding L-dopachrome tautomerase-related protein codes for MTSSSAIRTRPTLWLSVGLVATGLLAACSSPGTDKTSVATTAASDSATTAPVAPANSPLQVVAQFREPQIVGVAVLPDGRVFGDFPRWDNNPVAPVAEIGTDGSVKPYPDASWCQWNETVRNEPSKHWICPQSVYADKAGMLWVLDPASPGIKGTVPGGPKLVKIDPKTNQVVQNISIPESVASRKSYLNDVRIDTQNNYAYITESGVGSLVVVDLKTNKARKLLAMHPSMMGDTTLNIKADGHEMIDPTGKKARFNADGIALSQDMQYLYWKPLTSYKLFRIKTEALRNPALSDAQLAEQIEDLGKAPASDGMEIDANNNLYLTAFEDHSIKRRAPNGKIETVVQDPRLEWPDTFAFTADGMVYVTNSAIHKTPTWNKGVGKQDQPYHIFKMSLPK; via the coding sequence ATGACCTCATCTTCTGCCATTCGCACAAGGCCTACCCTATGGTTAAGTGTAGGGCTAGTAGCCACTGGTTTACTAGCCGCGTGCTCGTCGCCGGGTACTGATAAAACTTCTGTGGCTACCACCGCCGCCTCCGATTCTGCGACTACCGCACCGGTAGCACCAGCCAACTCGCCTTTGCAGGTAGTGGCGCAATTTCGGGAGCCCCAGATTGTGGGAGTAGCCGTGCTGCCGGACGGCCGGGTATTCGGTGACTTCCCGCGCTGGGACAATAACCCCGTGGCCCCTGTAGCAGAAATTGGCACCGATGGCTCCGTAAAGCCGTACCCCGATGCCAGCTGGTGCCAGTGGAACGAAACCGTGCGCAATGAGCCCTCCAAGCACTGGATATGCCCGCAGAGTGTGTATGCCGATAAGGCTGGCATGCTGTGGGTGCTTGACCCTGCCTCGCCGGGCATTAAAGGCACGGTGCCGGGTGGGCCTAAGCTGGTGAAGATTGACCCTAAAACCAACCAGGTGGTGCAGAACATCAGCATCCCCGAGAGTGTGGCCTCGCGCAAGTCGTACCTCAACGATGTACGTATTGATACTCAGAACAACTATGCCTACATCACCGAGTCGGGGGTGGGTAGCCTAGTGGTGGTAGACTTAAAGACGAACAAAGCGCGCAAGCTGCTGGCCATGCACCCTTCTATGATGGGGGATACTACCCTCAATATCAAGGCCGATGGCCACGAGATGATTGACCCAACCGGTAAAAAAGCCCGCTTCAACGCCGATGGTATTGCTCTTAGCCAAGACATGCAGTACCTCTACTGGAAGCCTCTGACCAGCTACAAGCTATTCCGCATCAAAACGGAGGCTTTGCGTAACCCCGCCCTCTCGGATGCCCAACTGGCTGAGCAGATTGAAGACCTTGGCAAGGCTCCGGCTTCTGATGGCATGGAGATAGACGCCAACAACAACCTTTACCTGACGGCATTCGAGGACCATTCCATCAAACGCCGCGCACCCAATGGCAAGATTGAAACCGTAGTGCAGGACCCCCGCCTGGAGTGGCCGGATACGTTTGCATTCACCGCCGATGGAATGGTGTACGTCACCAATTCAGCTATTCATAAAACACCCACCTGGAATAAAGGGGTAGGCAAACAAGACCAGCCTTATCATATCTTTAAAATGAGCTTGCCCAAGTAA
- a CDS encoding MGH1-like glycoside hydrolase domain-containing protein, with the protein MRYPFLPVGFLLPLGLLGSCQMQKSTTLTAAATAAAPPVWQSAAYTVYRDSLVQGMHTARALSRTELTSDYQSPANEFQSPQVSFKFSLNGKDNEMPPGQDHTFMAIPKADGTGLETPLIVFGQHYVDKTLVPANTYLAPNTPLKIRLDLRPLLAAFQQQGYYQLYNGQKLYKDDFKHVFVAGNTTPLSWDFDNLINKPQLELKDPDGDGIYETTLTLNAHSDAKTTASSWKQNLDVSGFPQLTSNYPLLDALYNMALEEAKRAVEPDGTFRTGQEWAGVWTRDISYSIILSQALLQPEVAKTSLMRKVTPEGRIIQDTGTGGAYPCSTDRIIWATAAWEIYKATGDEAWLRQVYPIIKNCIEDDQQVAYDPVTGLVRGESSFLDWREQTYPKWMQPADIYQSETLGTNAAHFQGNQVLALMAEQLGHPEVAAKHHKLAEGIKAGINQHLWLEENGYYGQYLYGRNFLSVSPKAEALGEALTVLFGVADEARARTVVASTPVLDYGVPCIYPQISGIPPYHNNAVWPFVQSYWGLAAAKVGNEASFMESLMAVARPAAMFLTNKENFVASNGDFAGTQINSSNMLWSLSGSLGLVYKGLFGMDFQADRLTFRPFVPQALQGTRKLTGFKYRQSTLDVELLGYGRTIRSITLDGQPLHDATIPATLTGSHAIRIELANESPAAASQNKVPHHIAPMTPAVAYTNGRLTWAAVEGANAYQVLRNGQFAGRTTTPEFAVPTPVAYTEYQVLAVDASGFESFASEPLPIGAEKFRRTYELETAAAKSGKPYHGFTGRGFVEISTTHNQALTTRVQIPETGLYAIDFRYANGNGPINTSNKCAIRTLRLGQQQLGTVVLPQRGVEEWSDWGFSNPVIVRLEKGSYPLTLAYETADRNMNSEVNQAMLDYLRVTRIK; encoded by the coding sequence ATGCGCTATCCTTTCCTTCCCGTCGGTTTCCTACTCCCCCTAGGCCTGTTGGGCTCCTGCCAGATGCAAAAATCCACTACTCTTACTGCGGCGGCTACTGCTGCCGCACCGCCCGTGTGGCAGTCGGCTGCTTATACCGTCTACCGCGATTCGCTGGTGCAGGGTATGCACACCGCCCGGGCGCTTTCGCGCACGGAGCTGACTTCTGATTACCAGAGCCCCGCCAACGAGTTCCAGAGCCCTCAGGTCAGCTTCAAGTTCAGCCTCAATGGCAAAGACAATGAGATGCCGCCGGGCCAGGACCACACCTTCATGGCCATTCCGAAAGCCGACGGCACTGGCCTCGAAACGCCTCTCATTGTGTTTGGGCAGCACTACGTAGACAAAACGCTGGTACCCGCCAATACTTACCTGGCCCCCAACACCCCCCTGAAGATCAGGCTGGATCTGCGGCCTTTGCTGGCCGCGTTTCAGCAGCAGGGCTATTACCAGCTCTACAACGGCCAGAAGCTCTATAAAGACGATTTCAAGCATGTATTTGTGGCCGGCAACACCACGCCGCTGAGCTGGGATTTCGACAACCTCATCAACAAGCCCCAGCTGGAGCTGAAAGACCCCGACGGTGACGGTATCTACGAAACCACCCTCACGCTCAACGCCCACTCCGACGCCAAAACCACCGCCAGCAGCTGGAAGCAGAACCTCGATGTCTCGGGGTTTCCGCAGCTCACCTCCAACTACCCCCTGCTGGATGCCTTATACAATATGGCCCTGGAGGAAGCCAAACGCGCCGTGGAGCCCGATGGTACTTTCCGGACCGGCCAAGAGTGGGCGGGCGTCTGGACCCGCGACATCAGCTACAGCATCATTCTCTCGCAGGCCCTGCTGCAGCCCGAAGTTGCCAAAACCAGCCTCATGCGCAAGGTCACGCCTGAGGGCCGCATCATTCAGGACACCGGCACGGGCGGCGCCTACCCCTGCTCCACCGACCGCATCATCTGGGCCACGGCCGCCTGGGAAATCTATAAAGCCACCGGCGACGAGGCCTGGCTGCGGCAGGTGTACCCCATCATCAAGAACTGCATCGAGGACGACCAGCAGGTGGCCTACGACCCGGTTACGGGGCTGGTGCGCGGGGAGTCATCGTTTCTGGATTGGCGCGAGCAAACCTACCCCAAGTGGATGCAGCCCGCAGACATCTACCAGAGCGAAACGCTGGGCACCAACGCGGCCCACTTCCAGGGCAACCAGGTGCTGGCCCTAATGGCCGAGCAGCTAGGCCACCCCGAGGTAGCTGCTAAACACCACAAGCTGGCCGAAGGCATCAAAGCAGGCATCAACCAACACCTCTGGTTGGAGGAGAATGGCTACTACGGACAGTACCTGTATGGCCGCAACTTTCTCTCCGTGTCGCCAAAGGCAGAGGCGCTGGGGGAGGCCCTGACGGTGCTGTTTGGCGTAGCCGATGAGGCGCGGGCCCGTACCGTAGTGGCCAGCACGCCCGTACTGGACTACGGCGTACCCTGCATCTACCCGCAGATTTCCGGTATTCCACCCTACCACAATAATGCGGTGTGGCCCTTTGTGCAGAGCTACTGGGGCCTGGCCGCTGCTAAAGTGGGCAACGAAGCTTCCTTTATGGAAAGCCTGATGGCCGTGGCTCGCCCCGCCGCCATGTTCCTCACCAACAAGGAAAACTTTGTGGCCAGCAACGGCGACTTCGCCGGCACCCAGATCAACAGCAGCAACATGCTCTGGAGCCTTTCCGGCTCGTTGGGTCTAGTGTATAAAGGCTTGTTTGGTATGGATTTTCAGGCTGACCGCCTCACTTTCCGGCCCTTCGTACCGCAGGCGCTGCAAGGCACCCGTAAGCTCACCGGTTTCAAGTACCGCCAATCTACGCTAGATGTGGAGCTGCTAGGCTACGGCCGCACTATTCGCAGCATCACGCTAGACGGGCAGCCTCTCCACGATGCGACCATACCCGCCACGCTTACGGGCTCTCACGCTATTCGTATTGAACTGGCTAATGAGTCCCCTGCCGCGGCATCCCAGAATAAAGTGCCGCACCACATAGCGCCCATGACGCCAGCAGTAGCCTACACCAACGGCCGCCTCACCTGGGCTGCTGTTGAAGGAGCCAACGCCTACCAGGTGCTGCGCAACGGCCAGTTTGCGGGCCGCACTACCACACCAGAGTTTGCCGTGCCCACACCAGTGGCCTACACTGAGTACCAGGTGCTGGCCGTTGATGCCTCCGGGTTCGAGAGCTTCGCCAGTGAACCGTTGCCAATAGGGGCTGAGAAATTCCGCCGCACTTATGAGCTGGAAACCGCGGCGGCGAAATCTGGCAAACCATACCACGGATTCACGGGTAGGGGTTTCGTGGAAATTAGCACCACCCATAATCAGGCGCTAACCACCCGCGTACAGATTCCGGAAACCGGACTCTACGCCATCGATTTCCGCTACGCCAACGGCAACGGCCCCATCAACACCAGTAACAAATGTGCCATCCGTACGCTACGCCTTGGTCAGCAACAGCTGGGTACGGTGGTGCTTCCTCAACGGGGAGTAGAGGAGTGGTCGGATTGGGGTTTCTCGAACCCGGTAATTGTGCGCCTGGAGAAGGGATCTTATCCGCTGACACTGGCCTACGAGACTGCCGATCGGAATATGAATAGCGAAGTCAATCAAGCCATGCTCGATTACCTCCGGGTGACACGCATCAAGTAA
- a CDS encoding group III truncated hemoglobin, giving the protein MKTSATLPDIQTERDIKTLVDTLCHKATNDTLLGASFGAAARIHWPHYLTTQYRYWSSTLLGHGSTEGEPLPEQVALPRSGQHIQHWLNIFSSTIEEHFSGSKAEEAKQLAKQLATRLSATRSRELPVD; this is encoded by the coding sequence ATGAAAACTTCTGCTACTCTGCCCGACATCCAAACCGAGCGTGACATCAAGACGCTGGTAGATACTCTGTGCCACAAGGCAACTAATGATACCCTGCTCGGTGCCAGCTTTGGTGCGGCGGCCCGCATACACTGGCCCCATTACCTCACTACCCAGTACCGTTACTGGAGCAGCACCCTGCTAGGCCACGGCAGCACCGAAGGCGAGCCACTGCCCGAGCAGGTTGCCCTGCCCCGTAGCGGTCAGCACATTCAGCACTGGCTCAATATTTTCTCCTCTACCATTGAGGAGCACTTCTCGGGCTCTAAAGCCGAAGAAGCCAAACAACTCGCCAAACAACTCGCTACCCGCCTGAGCGCTACCCGCTCCCGCGAACTGCCCGTCGACTAA
- a CDS encoding 2-oxoglutarate dehydrogenase E1 component, which produces MDAYSYIANAHGEYIDQLYQAYKNDPESVDFGWRKFFEGFDFSQQFPEDGAVQADGQGVLTTPASTNQAGQVRAVDKVSADKETQVRNLIHAFRSRGHLVANTNPVRPRKDRKARLSLADFGLGEADLDTVFKNGEVIGLGPDAKLRDILAALEKIYTRTIGFEYMYIRDPQVLDWFREKVEKDSLSFNPGLEYKKRILKKLNEAVVFENFLHTKFLGQKRFSLEGGETTIPALDAIINKSSELGVKEVMIGMAHRGRLNVLANIMGKTYEQIFSEFEGTAVPDLTMGDGDVKYHMGYSSEVETEGGQKVNLKLAPNPSHLEAVNPVVEGFVRAKIEHQYGGDYHQILPILIHGDAALAGQGIGYEVTQMSQLEGYKTGGTIHFVINNQVGFTTDFEDARSSIYSTDLAKIIDAPVLHVNGDDPEAVVFAVRLATEYRQQFHADIFIDMVCYRRHGHNESDEPKFTQPTLYNLISKHQNPREVYNAMLVQRGDVDAELANQMDREFRDLLQARLDMVKQKPLPYNYQALENEWRSLRRSKPEDFEQSPETGISEEVVQKVGQALTTLPEGFRPLKQIEKLMEERKKMFFESRVLNWAAGELLAYGSLLHENHIVRVSGQDVQRGTFSHRHAVLHDAETSAPYNSLNYIEEGQEKLSIYNSLLSEYAVLGFEFGYAMANPTALVVWEAQFGDFANGAQTMIDQFIVSSESKWQRMNGVVMLLPHGYEGQGPEHSNARPERFLQLAAENNIIVANMTTPANFFHALRRQLTWEFRKPLVVMSPKSMLRHPLCVSPVEEFTSGSFREVLGDVYADAKKVKRVLLCSGKVYFDLLEEQQKSGRTDVALIRLEQLHPFPKKQLDAELAKYPKAKVYWVQEEPENMGYWNYLLRFMRRDLEDVISRKPSASPATGYNKVHIKEQKELVARAFDKPREEVADSIIKETAAKAQKTD; this is translated from the coding sequence ATGGACGCTTACTCTTATATCGCCAACGCCCACGGCGAATACATCGATCAACTGTACCAAGCCTATAAGAACGACCCCGAGTCGGTTGATTTTGGCTGGCGCAAGTTTTTCGAGGGCTTTGATTTCTCGCAGCAGTTTCCTGAAGATGGCGCTGTGCAGGCCGATGGCCAAGGCGTACTGACTACGCCTGCCAGTACCAACCAGGCCGGACAAGTTCGAGCAGTTGATAAAGTGTCGGCCGATAAGGAGACACAGGTGCGTAACCTGATTCATGCCTTCCGTAGCCGCGGGCATTTGGTAGCCAATACCAACCCCGTGCGCCCCCGCAAAGACCGCAAGGCCCGCCTCTCGCTGGCTGACTTTGGCCTGGGCGAAGCCGACCTCGACACCGTGTTCAAGAACGGTGAAGTGATAGGCCTGGGCCCCGATGCTAAGCTGCGCGACATTCTGGCGGCGCTGGAAAAAATATACACTCGCACTATTGGGTTCGAGTATATGTATATCCGCGACCCCCAGGTGCTCGACTGGTTCCGAGAGAAGGTGGAGAAAGACTCGCTGAGCTTTAACCCTGGCCTGGAGTACAAGAAGCGCATTCTCAAAAAGCTGAATGAGGCCGTTGTATTCGAGAACTTCCTGCACACCAAATTCCTGGGCCAGAAGCGCTTTTCCTTGGAAGGTGGTGAAACCACCATTCCGGCCCTCGACGCTATTATCAATAAGTCGTCGGAGCTAGGCGTGAAGGAGGTAATGATCGGGATGGCCCACCGTGGCCGCCTGAACGTGCTGGCCAACATCATGGGCAAGACTTACGAGCAGATTTTCTCGGAATTCGAGGGTACTGCCGTACCGGACCTAACCATGGGCGACGGCGACGTGAAATACCACATGGGCTACAGCTCAGAGGTAGAAACGGAAGGTGGCCAGAAGGTAAACCTGAAGCTGGCGCCCAACCCCTCGCACCTGGAAGCAGTAAACCCCGTGGTAGAAGGCTTTGTGCGGGCTAAGATTGAGCACCAGTACGGCGGCGACTACCACCAGATTCTGCCCATCCTGATCCACGGCGATGCTGCTTTGGCGGGCCAGGGCATTGGCTACGAGGTAACGCAGATGTCGCAGCTGGAAGGCTACAAGACGGGCGGTACCATTCACTTCGTGATCAACAACCAAGTTGGTTTTACTACCGACTTTGAAGACGCCCGCTCATCCATCTACAGCACCGACCTAGCCAAGATTATCGACGCTCCCGTGTTGCACGTGAACGGCGACGACCCCGAGGCTGTAGTATTTGCCGTGCGCCTGGCTACGGAGTACCGTCAGCAGTTCCACGCCGATATCTTCATTGATATGGTATGCTACCGCCGTCACGGTCACAACGAGTCGGATGAGCCCAAATTCACGCAGCCCACGCTCTATAACCTCATCTCGAAGCACCAGAACCCCCGCGAAGTGTACAACGCCATGCTGGTGCAGCGCGGCGACGTAGACGCGGAGCTGGCGAACCAGATGGACCGTGAATTCCGCGACCTGCTCCAGGCCCGCCTGGACATGGTGAAGCAGAAGCCGTTGCCGTATAACTACCAGGCTCTGGAAAACGAGTGGCGCAGCCTGCGCCGCAGCAAGCCCGAGGACTTTGAGCAGTCGCCTGAGACGGGTATCAGCGAAGAGGTAGTGCAGAAGGTAGGCCAGGCCCTGACTACGCTGCCCGAAGGCTTCCGCCCCCTGAAGCAGATTGAGAAGCTGATGGAGGAGCGCAAGAAAATGTTCTTCGAAAGCCGCGTGCTCAACTGGGCCGCCGGTGAGCTACTGGCCTACGGCTCGTTGCTGCACGAAAACCACATTGTGCGCGTAAGCGGCCAGGATGTGCAGCGCGGTACGTTCTCGCACCGCCACGCCGTCCTACATGATGCTGAGACTTCGGCTCCTTATAACTCCCTGAACTACATTGAGGAAGGCCAGGAGAAGCTGAGCATCTACAATTCGCTGCTGAGTGAGTATGCGGTGCTGGGTTTTGAATTTGGCTATGCCATGGCCAACCCCACGGCCCTGGTGGTGTGGGAAGCGCAGTTCGGTGACTTCGCCAACGGTGCCCAGACGATGATCGACCAGTTCATTGTGTCGAGCGAGAGCAAGTGGCAGCGTATGAACGGTGTGGTGATGCTCTTGCCCCACGGCTACGAAGGCCAGGGCCCGGAGCACTCCAACGCCCGCCCCGAGCGCTTCCTGCAGCTGGCCGCCGAGAACAACATCATTGTGGCCAACATGACCACGCCGGCTAACTTCTTCCACGCCCTGCGCCGTCAGCTGACCTGGGAGTTCCGCAAACCGCTGGTGGTAATGTCGCCGAAGTCGATGCTGCGCCACCCGCTGTGCGTGTCGCCGGTGGAGGAGTTCACCTCCGGCTCCTTCCGCGAGGTGCTCGGCGATGTGTACGCCGACGCTAAAAAGGTGAAGCGCGTGCTGCTTTGCTCGGGCAAAGTGTACTTCGACCTGTTGGAAGAGCAGCAGAAGTCGGGCCGCACTGATGTGGCGCTGATACGCTTGGAGCAGTTGCACCCCTTCCCCAAGAAGCAGCTGGACGCTGAGCTGGCGAAGTATCCGAAGGCCAAAGTATACTGGGTTCAGGAAGAGCCCGAGAACATGGGCTACTGGAACTACCTGCTCCGCTTCATGCGCCGCGACTTAGAAGATGTGATTTCGCGCAAGCCATCAGCGTCGCCGGCTACCGGCTACAACAAGGTGCATATCAAAGAGCAGAAAGAACTCGTTGCCCGCGCCTTCGATAAGCCCCGTGAAGAAGTAGCGGACTCTATTATCAAGGAAACCGCCGCGAAAGCGCAGAAAACCGACTAA
- a CDS encoding WG repeat-containing protein codes for MLHTYQPTPFADAVRQGQFEALVAALIAESQAPDTLLLGNFPLESGPETVVLEAVVVRPRSITLLLLVPTGGLLNIPDFRVGPWLLNEAPLLGTGGTENPFQQFQAQREALAAWLAQLLPTEAANLNFISGLVLFAEPVRFGPEVEERMSSVPAASAFHLLPDPARFTRRLSQLASPEIDLSPTDLHLLMGQLGLELPPTPTASPAAAYQPGPADLLRQQAGKLWRWLGAEELSELDRTDSGYEIDLVAIRNQEKAQLEELRANLQATVSAQLQALEKREAEREQSLAKLREELAAASPAAPEAAALASRLAAENEEKVSSEATMQAYQAQSAARTQELEQKIQQLEALIRQLSPDMAGKAAAVPTSAPAAPAASGVAAPAARPTWPRTLQLQFRQPKAAAQAVRAALPRWRQYARTAGSYVRRYPRRSAAVGAAVLALGWWGLHSSSATPPTAFREGNRWGLLSASGDTLLPATYASIGEFTDGRAIVTQNGVKGFVDAAGQEVVKPAYTALYPYSDGYARARVGQLYTFLDEKGEELGAFYFNAHDFTEGYAAVRDYRGWFYITGPDVPTDPVIFQEAHPFSKGLARVKTRGRFTFITSDFLADTTEGTAPFGRYTLASDFDKQDRARVKQGGRTFYINRKAEEVKE; via the coding sequence ATGCTGCACACCTACCAACCTACACCTTTTGCTGACGCCGTGCGCCAGGGCCAGTTTGAAGCCCTGGTGGCGGCGCTAATCGCTGAAAGCCAAGCCCCAGACACCCTGTTACTGGGTAATTTTCCGCTTGAATCAGGTCCAGAGACCGTTGTGCTGGAGGCAGTAGTAGTGCGGCCACGCAGTATTACTCTGCTGCTGTTGGTGCCCACGGGTGGCCTACTCAACATTCCCGATTTCAGGGTGGGGCCGTGGCTGCTCAACGAGGCTCCACTCCTGGGCACCGGTGGTACTGAAAATCCTTTCCAACAGTTTCAGGCCCAGCGTGAAGCCCTAGCCGCCTGGCTAGCACAGCTGCTACCCACTGAAGCCGCTAACTTAAACTTCATTAGTGGCCTAGTGCTATTTGCTGAGCCAGTACGTTTCGGGCCGGAAGTGGAAGAGCGCATGAGTTCCGTGCCCGCTGCCTCGGCGTTCCACCTCCTCCCCGACCCGGCCCGTTTCACCCGCCGCTTATCCCAGTTGGCCTCACCAGAAATTGACCTCTCACCCACCGACCTGCACCTACTCATGGGGCAGCTGGGCCTGGAGTTGCCGCCTACGCCAACTGCCTCGCCCGCGGCGGCTTACCAGCCCGGCCCAGCCGATCTGCTACGCCAGCAAGCCGGTAAACTCTGGCGTTGGCTGGGCGCCGAAGAGCTAAGCGAGCTGGACCGCACCGACTCCGGCTATGAAATTGATTTGGTGGCTATCCGCAATCAGGAGAAGGCTCAGCTGGAAGAACTCAGAGCCAACCTGCAGGCCACGGTAAGCGCGCAACTGCAAGCCCTGGAAAAACGAGAGGCCGAGCGGGAGCAAAGCCTTGCCAAGTTGCGCGAAGAGCTGGCTGCCGCTTCGCCGGCAGCACCAGAAGCGGCAGCATTAGCCTCACGCCTGGCGGCTGAAAATGAGGAGAAAGTTTCCAGCGAGGCCACCATGCAAGCCTACCAGGCGCAGTCGGCGGCCCGCACGCAGGAGCTGGAGCAAAAGATTCAGCAGCTGGAAGCCCTGATTCGGCAGCTCTCACCAGATATGGCAGGCAAGGCAGCGGCGGTTCCTACTTCTGCGCCAGCGGCTCCGGCAGCTTCGGGAGTCGCTGCTCCGGCCGCCCGCCCCACCTGGCCTAGAACGCTGCAGTTGCAGTTCCGCCAACCCAAGGCGGCAGCCCAAGCGGTGCGGGCCGCGTTACCGCGGTGGCGGCAATACGCACGCACGGCCGGCAGTTATGTGCGCCGCTATCCGCGTCGTAGCGCCGCCGTGGGAGCCGCAGTGCTGGCACTGGGGTGGTGGGGCTTGCACTCTTCCTCGGCTACTCCGCCCACTGCTTTCCGGGAAGGCAACCGCTGGGGCCTACTCTCTGCCAGCGGCGACACCCTGTTGCCTGCTACCTACGCTTCAATTGGGGAGTTTACCGATGGCCGCGCCATAGTGACACAGAATGGCGTGAAAGGGTTTGTTGATGCGGCCGGTCAGGAAGTGGTAAAGCCCGCCTACACGGCTCTGTACCCCTATTCCGATGGCTATGCTCGGGCCCGCGTAGGCCAGCTATACACGTTTCTGGATGAGAAGGGGGAAGAGCTCGGGGCTTTTTACTTCAATGCTCATGACTTTACCGAAGGCTACGCGGCCGTGCGCGACTACCGCGGGTGGTTCTACATTACGGGTCCCGATGTCCCCACCGATCCGGTAATTTTTCAGGAGGCCCATCCGTTCAGTAAAGGCCTGGCCCGCGTAAAAACCCGTGGGCGGTTCACCTTTATCACCTCTGATTTCCTGGCCGACACCACCGAAGGCACGGCTCCCTTCGGCCGCTACACGCTGGCCTCAGACTTTGATAAGCAAGACCGGGCCCGTGTCAAGCAAGGGGGCCGCACGTTTTATATCAACCGGAAGGCGGAAGAGGTAAAAGAATAA
- the odhB gene encoding 2-oxoglutarate dehydrogenase complex dihydrolipoyllysine-residue succinyltransferase produces the protein MGLEIKIPAVGESITEVTIAKWLKADGDTVKRDEIIAELESDKATFELPAEADGVLKILVAEGETIGIGTAIADISGDGAASGSAAPAASAPAAASVTAPAADPISQGEENPQASNQSGYGGSQAGSADTPTAASPAAAPAAGGAASGGGVTVEMKIPAVGESITEVTVAKWLKEDGAQVQRDEIIAELESDKATFELPAEGSGTLRHAAKEGETIGIGATIARIEGGSGASAPAATPAAAPAASQAAPAAAAAPASSSTSYATGTPSPAAGKILGEKGINPADVQGSGRDGRITKEDAQNAQARPAAPAPAAAPASAPAKAAPAQAAPAASGNRNVRRERMSNLRKTVARRLVSVKNETAMLTTFNEVNMQPIMDLRNKFKDKFKEKHSVGLGFMSFFTKAVCVALKEWPAVNAQIDGTDIVYNDFCDISIAVSAPKGLVVPVIRNAEELSFDGIEKEIQRLAGLARDNKLTIEQMTGGTFTITNGGVFGSMMSTPIINAPQSAILGMHNIVQRPIAENGQVVIRPMMYLALSYDHRIIDGRESVSFLVRVKELLEDPTRLLLGV, from the coding sequence ATGGGTCTGGAAATTAAAATCCCCGCCGTTGGCGAGTCTATCACCGAGGTAACCATTGCCAAATGGCTCAAAGCCGACGGTGACACCGTAAAACGCGATGAGATTATTGCAGAGTTAGAATCTGATAAAGCTACGTTTGAGCTGCCTGCTGAAGCGGATGGCGTACTGAAAATTCTGGTGGCAGAAGGCGAAACCATTGGTATCGGAACCGCTATTGCCGATATCAGCGGCGACGGTGCGGCTTCCGGTTCTGCTGCTCCGGCGGCAAGTGCTCCGGCTGCGGCCAGCGTTACGGCACCGGCGGCTGACCCCATCAGCCAGGGCGAAGAAAACCCCCAGGCCAGCAACCAGAGTGGTTACGGCGGCTCGCAGGCTGGCTCGGCCGATACGCCTACTGCTGCTTCCCCAGCTGCCGCTCCGGCCGCTGGTGGTGCCGCTTCGGGTGGCGGTGTTACGGTGGAGATGAAGATTCCGGCCGTGGGTGAGTCCATCACGGAAGTAACCGTAGCCAAGTGGCTGAAGGAGGACGGCGCCCAAGTACAGCGTGACGAAATCATTGCTGAGCTGGAGTCGGATAAGGCAACGTTTGAGCTGCCCGCCGAAGGTAGCGGCACCCTGCGCCACGCGGCCAAGGAAGGCGAAACCATCGGCATTGGGGCTACCATTGCCCGCATTGAAGGGGGTAGCGGTGCTTCGGCCCCGGCAGCTACCCCAGCCGCGGCTCCCGCTGCCAGCCAAGCTGCTCCGGCCGCTGCTGCTGCGCCTGCTTCCAGCTCTACGAGCTACGCTACCGGCACGCCTTCGCCGGCGGCTGGTAAGATCCTCGGTGAGAAAGGCATTAACCCCGCCGACGTACAAGGCTCGGGTCGTGATGGTCGTATCACCAAGGAAGACGCCCAGAACGCTCAGGCTCGTCCGGCTGCTCCGGCACCGGCTGCTGCCCCAGCGTCGGCACCTGCTAAAGCGGCGCCTGCCCAGGCTGCACCAGCTGCCAGCGGTAACCGCAACGTGCGCCGTGAGCGCATGAGCAACCTGCGCAAGACGGTAGCCCGCCGCTTGGTGTCAGTGAAGAATGAAACGGCCATGCTCACCACCTTCAACGAGGTGAACATGCAGCCCATCATGGACCTGCGCAACAAGTTCAAAGACAAGTTCAAGGAGAAGCACAGCGTAGGCCTCGGCTTCATGTCGTTCTTCACCAAGGCCGTGTGCGTGGCCCTGAAAGAATGGCCCGCCGTGAATGCCCAAATCGATGGCACCGACATCGTGTACAACGACTTCTGCGACATCAGCATTGCCGTGTCGGCCCCCAAAGGCTTGGTAGTACCGGTAATCCGCAATGCGGAGGAGCTGTCGTTTGATGGTATTGAGAAGGAAATTCAGCGCCTCGCTGGCCTGGCCCGCGACAACAAGCTCACCATTGAGCAGATGACCGGCGGTACGTTCACCATCACCAATGGTGGTGTGTTCGGCTCTATGATGAGCACCCCGATCATCAACGCGCCGCAATCGGCTATCTTGGGTATGCACAACATCGTGCAGCGCCCCATTGCTGAGAACGGCCAAGTAGTGATTCGCCCGATGATGTATCTGGCCCTGAGCTACGACCACCGCATTATCGACGGCCGCGAGTCGGTGTCGTTCCTGGTGCGCGTGAAAGAGCTTCTTGAGGACCCAACGCGCCTGTTGCTGGGTGTTTAA